The Streptomyces sp. NBC_00335 DNA window TTCGTCCTGCTGTCCGTCATCGGGGCGATAGCCGCCCCCGACCGCAAGGAAGTTCCCGTTCCGGGGCCCACGGTCACCGTGACCGAGACCGTTCCCGGTCCCGCGGTCACCGTGACCGCGCCCGCGGCCGCGGCCGCTACGTCTGCGGCCCCCGTGCCCGCCCCCGCGCCGGCGCAGACCACGCAGGCCCCCGCCCCCGCTCCGGCCCCAGCGACCGGCACCCTGCCCGACTTCGTCGGCAAGCAGCTCCAGGCCGCGCAGGACGGGGCGCAGGCCGCCGGTTTCTACATCCTGTCTTCGACCGACGCCACCGGCGCGGGCCGTATGCAGGTCCTTGACCGGAACTGGAAGGTCTGCGCGCAGACCCCGAAGCCGGGAACTCACGACCTCACCAGCCGAGTCGTGTTCGACACGGTCAAGACCGAAGAGAACTGCCCGTAAGGCGCCGCCCGTGCGGCCTCGCCGGCGCGAATCCGGCGAGGCCGCACAATCCCCGAGCAGGAGACCACCCCGATGATCCACCGCACCACCACCACGACGACGGCCGCCGTGGCGCTCCTCCTGGCCGTTCCCGTGCTGACCGGCTGCGCCGGCGCCGACGACAAAGCCGCCTCGCCGAGATGCTTCACTGCGCAGGCGCAGGCCGACCCGACCGGCTTCCCGTTCACCTACGTGTACGGGGAGGTGGCGACCGGGCCGGTCACCTGCATCACCACCGGCGAGACGACCACCGCCGGGACCGTCTTCACGCTGACCGCGCCCGAGGCGGAGACCACTTACGTCCAGTGGTCGGCGACCTTTACTTACGACTCGGCGCACCTGCCGGGGAAGACGGTGGCCAAGGACGGTTACGCGACGCTCAAGCCCGGTCAGCCGCAGGTCATCCCAGTGGAGTCGGGGCCGCTGGACGCGTACAGGCCGGGCAGCGACGTGACGGTGTCGGTGACGCTCTTGGACAAGACCGGGATGCGGATCCTGCCCGACCTCTAAGCCCCACACGAACCATCCGCAGAGCCGCCGGCGAAACGACCGGCGGAGACAGGCGAAGGAGTGACAGTGTACCGTCACCGGCTACTCACCGAGGCGATCGAGTATCACCGCGCCGTCGACCAGCACAAGGCTCGTGAGGAACGCGCGGCGTTCGCCGCTCTGCCGTTCGAGACCGTGGTGGACCTGGTCAGTCAGGGCCTGGACGCCGAGGGAGAGCACAACAGACATCTGGTGCCGTACCTGATGACCGCGGCCTGGCAAACCGCGTTCCGGCAGTACAACGAGCGGATGACGCACCCGGAGAAAGTGGAGTTGCTGGCGGACGTCACGGGGTTCCGTAAGGTGTACGGGATCCTGTGGGAGGCATGACGGACGTGATCCTGAAGTACCCCTGCGTGTGCTGCGGCCACCTGACGATGAACGACGGGCCCGGCTCGTATCAGATCTGCCCGGTCTGCTTCTGGGAGGACGACGTCATCCAGCTGCGCTGGCCGGACTACTCAGGTGGCGCCAACCGGCCTTCGCTGATCGGGGCCCAGCAGAACCTCCAGGATTGGGGCGCATGCGACGAGCGATCCCTGGAGCACGTTAGGCATCCCGAGGACGACGAGCCGCTGGACCCGAGCTGGCGCCCCATTGATACCGACCGTGACCACTTCGAGCCCAAGGCCGTGCAACTGGCCGCCTGGCCTGACGACCGCACTGTCCTTTACTGGTGGCGATATCGAAGCACCGGATTCTGGCGTCCCGTTCAGTGACGTCGTCACCCGGCCTGTTCGTCAAGTCGGTGGAGGAGCCCGTCGAAAATCTGCTCGCGTGCGACTTGCCCCTTAGCTGCCGCGTCGTCCCGTCGGCCGGGTGTGAGTAGGTGCGGTACAGAGTGCCGCCGAGATCGATCATGGACGCGCACCGGCTGGAGATGGCGGTGCAGATCTGCACGGTCCGCTACGTCGGCCGGGTGCTGGGTGAGGACCCGCTCGCGGTGCCGTGGGAGGCCTGGCCGGGCAGCTGGCATCGTGGACGCTTCGTGCGTGAAGCGGTACCCGGAGCGGCGCAGGACACCGTACGAGGATGCGGCGGAGATCCAAGAGCGGTTCAAGTACCGGGGACGTCGCCGACCGTAAGTGGGGGGCGGGAGTTCCGCGGCCTTCTGTACGGGCGGGCGTGGACGCACGCCGAGGGGCCGGTGGCACTGTTCGACCACGCGGTGACGTGGCCGGAGGCCCGGCTGCGGCCGAGCCGACCCGGCGGCTCGACATCGGGGGAGCGCCACGGGCAGCTCGGGGTCAGCCGCCACCTGAGTTGGCCGAGGCCGAACCGCCGGAGGTCCAGCCGGAGTTGGGCTGCGGCCGATCGCGCGTGCTGCGCTCGGTGCGCAGTTCCACCACGACCTCAGCCGGGCCGAGCAGAGTCTTCAGCGCGTCGGCGAGCCGCTGCGGGTCGCCGACGAACGGGAGCGGGTCGAGCCGCTCCGGGACGTCCCGCAGGACGAGTTCCAGCGTGAGCGTGGAGACGGCCGGCTTGTGGTCCCCCTGGTAGGGCTCCACCACCGTGTGCGTCAGCTGCACCTCGCTCAGGGTCGTGACGGGCAGCCAGTCGTCCGGTCCGGCGGCCCGGACCAACCGCAG harbors:
- a CDS encoding CPCC family cysteine-rich protein, coding for MTDVILKYPCVCCGHLTMNDGPGSYQICPVCFWEDDVIQLRWPDYSGGANRPSLIGAQQNLQDWGACDERSLEHVRHPEDDEPLDPSWRPIDTDRDHFEPKAVQLAAWPDDRTVLYWWRYRSTGFWRPVQ